One Gelria sp. Kuro-4 DNA segment encodes these proteins:
- the eno gene encoding phosphopyruvate hydratase, whose protein sequence is MELKITQVLAREVLDCRGNPTVQVDVVVNDEILGRADVPAGKSTGAHEAQEVRDGGKRFGGLGVQKAIAGVTEEIAPALRGRRVTDQRALDQALIALDGTSNKARLGANAILGVSLAAARAAAAALRVPLYKYINVNAHVLPVPLLNYINGGKHASNDLEFQEFCIFPVGAETFKEAMEIGWAVYEELRTIIIDKYGKIAANVGDEGGFAPPIVKVREALDNILLAVKRSGYEEKIVYGLDCAATHLYDPETGKYHLEGNLLSTDELLAFYKDLLKSYPIVTIEDPFSEDDVDGFVRATRELGIQIVGDDFFCTNPARIKERAALGAGNALLWKVNQIGTLSEALDAAELAYRHSFGVMVSERSGETEDPIISDLVVGINAGQIKTGAAVRGERTAKYNRLLQIEEELAGGAVYAGRNFRIPF, encoded by the coding sequence ATGGAACTCAAGATCACTCAAGTTCTCGCCCGCGAGGTTCTCGACTGCCGCGGCAACCCGACAGTGCAGGTGGACGTAGTAGTCAATGATGAAATCCTCGGGCGGGCAGACGTCCCGGCGGGCAAGTCCACCGGCGCCCACGAGGCGCAGGAGGTGCGCGACGGCGGGAAAAGGTTCGGCGGCCTGGGCGTGCAAAAGGCCATCGCCGGCGTCACAGAGGAAATCGCCCCGGCCTTGCGGGGGAGGCGCGTAACCGACCAGCGGGCGCTGGACCAGGCGCTCATCGCCCTCGATGGCACTTCCAACAAAGCGCGCCTGGGCGCCAACGCCATCCTGGGCGTGTCCCTGGCGGCGGCGCGGGCTGCAGCCGCCGCTCTGCGCGTGCCCCTCTACAAGTACATCAACGTCAACGCCCACGTGCTGCCCGTACCGCTGCTCAACTACATCAACGGCGGCAAGCACGCCTCGAACGACCTGGAGTTCCAAGAGTTCTGCATCTTCCCGGTCGGCGCAGAGACCTTCAAAGAAGCCATGGAGATCGGCTGGGCCGTGTATGAAGAGCTCCGCACCATCATCATCGACAAATACGGCAAGATAGCCGCTAACGTGGGCGACGAGGGCGGTTTCGCCCCGCCCATCGTCAAGGTACGGGAAGCTCTGGACAACATCCTCCTCGCCGTAAAGCGCTCCGGCTACGAGGAGAAGATCGTCTACGGCCTGGACTGCGCCGCCACGCACCTCTACGACCCCGAGACCGGCAAGTACCACCTGGAAGGCAATCTCCTCAGCACCGACGAGCTCCTGGCCTTCTACAAAGACCTTCTCAAGTCCTATCCCATTGTCACCATCGAAGATCCGTTCAGCGAGGACGACGTGGACGGCTTCGTGCGGGCCACCCGGGAGCTCGGCATCCAGATTGTGGGCGACGACTTCTTCTGCACCAACCCGGCGCGCATCAAAGAGCGTGCCGCCCTCGGTGCCGGCAACGCCCTCCTTTGGAAGGTGAACCAGATCGGCACCCTGAGCGAAGCCCTGGACGCGGCGGAGCTGGCCTATCGCCACAGCTTTGGGGTAATGGTGTCCGAGCGCTCCGGCGAGACGGAAGATCCCATCATCTCCGACCTGGTCGTGGGCATCAACGCCGGGCAGATCAAGACCGGTGCTGCCGTGCGCGGCGAGCGGACGGCCAAGTACAACCGGCTGCTGCAGATTGAAGAAGAACTGGCCGGCGGCGCTGTATACGCCGGCCGGAACTTCCGGATCCCGTTCTAG
- a CDS encoding glycerate kinase: MTYVKNRERLLDHGNRAAREMALEIVERALAQADPYRAVRRLVKLEGDILTVGSHTFNLSRAGRIFVVGAGKATFPIARALEDILGERIRRGIVICKYGQEGELTRIEKRLASHPVPDESGFAAAQDILALVRETQPGDIVFAAFTGGSSALMPYPVAGVTLEEKKQVNRLLLYSGANIIEINAVRKHLSQIKGGRLARAIHPGAHIINLTVSDVIGDPLDYITCPTVPDTSTFAQARATLTKYGLWDKVPASVREYLKNAGPGEESPKDLSDHNLYNFVAVPGTAACRGAYAAARELGLSALILSTMLEGESREVGGTFADIAREIRASGQPLTPPCAVIGGGETTVRISGHCGEGGPNQEFALGAALRLGEVKSAALASVDTDGTDGPTQLAGALVDETTLARAQAAGINLDAALAEHDVSAALRDLGEVVITGATGTNVNDLKVLVVLP, translated from the coding sequence ATGACCTACGTAAAAAACCGGGAACGCCTGCTTGACCATGGCAACCGGGCGGCCCGGGAAATGGCGCTGGAGATAGTCGAACGCGCCCTGGCCCAGGCCGACCCCTACCGCGCCGTCAGGCGGCTGGTGAAGCTGGAGGGCGACATCCTTACCGTAGGCTCGCACACCTTCAACCTCAGCCGGGCAGGCCGGATCTTCGTGGTGGGGGCGGGAAAGGCCACTTTTCCCATTGCCCGGGCACTGGAGGATATCCTCGGAGAGCGCATCCGGCGCGGCATCGTCATCTGCAAGTACGGGCAGGAAGGCGAGCTCACGCGGATCGAGAAGCGCCTGGCCAGCCATCCCGTCCCTGATGAATCCGGCTTTGCCGCCGCCCAGGACATCTTGGCGCTGGTCCGGGAAACCCAGCCGGGAGACATCGTCTTCGCCGCTTTCACCGGCGGGAGCTCCGCCCTCATGCCCTACCCGGTGGCGGGGGTGACCCTCGAGGAGAAGAAGCAGGTGAACCGCCTGCTGCTTTACAGCGGCGCCAATATCATCGAGATCAACGCCGTCCGCAAGCACCTCTCTCAGATTAAAGGCGGCCGCCTGGCGAGGGCCATACACCCCGGCGCCCACATTATCAACCTCACCGTTTCCGATGTCATCGGCGACCCCCTGGACTACATCACCTGCCCCACGGTGCCGGATACTTCCACCTTCGCCCAGGCGCGCGCCACCCTGACCAAGTACGGGCTGTGGGACAAGGTTCCCGCCTCTGTGCGGGAGTATCTAAAGAATGCCGGACCCGGAGAAGAGAGCCCCAAGGACCTTTCCGACCATAACCTCTACAACTTCGTCGCGGTGCCGGGCACCGCTGCCTGCCGGGGGGCGTACGCCGCCGCCCGCGAGCTCGGCCTCTCCGCCCTTATCCTTTCCACCATGCTGGAAGGGGAAAGCCGGGAAGTCGGGGGAACCTTCGCCGACATTGCCCGGGAGATCCGCGCCAGCGGGCAGCCCCTCACTCCGCCCTGCGCCGTCATCGGCGGTGGGGAGACCACCGTGCGCATCAGCGGCCACTGCGGAGAAGGCGGCCCGAACCAGGAATTCGCCCTGGGTGCGGCTTTGAGACTGGGGGAGGTGAAGAGCGCCGCTCTGGCCAGCGTAGATACCGATGGTACCGATGGTCCCACCCAGCTGGCAGGGGCGCTTGTCGACGAGACTACCCTGGCACGGGCGCAGGCGGCCGGGATCAACCTGGATGCGGCCTTGGCGGAGCACGATGTT